One part of the Oceanihabitans sp. IOP_32 genome encodes these proteins:
- a CDS encoding ABC transporter ATPase: protein MLVDFNTLPETSRVWIYQANRSFTEQELEEIKKKLDVFVENWTAHGSDLQAGYTIKYKRFIILALNQNIAKASGCSIDESVHFIQQLEKAYQVDLMDKMNVSYKQGDYVAYKTLVDFRKMAKDKAVSKNTIVFNNLVNTIAEFNENWEVPASESWHSRFLK, encoded by the coding sequence ATGTTAGTCGATTTTAATACATTACCAGAAACGTCTCGGGTTTGGATATATCAAGCCAATCGCTCCTTCACAGAGCAGGAATTAGAAGAAATAAAAAAAAAACTTGATGTTTTTGTAGAAAACTGGACTGCGCATGGCAGCGATTTACAGGCAGGCTATACCATTAAATACAAACGATTTATTATATTGGCCTTAAATCAAAATATAGCCAAAGCTTCTGGGTGCTCTATAGACGAGTCGGTTCATTTTATTCAACAATTAGAAAAGGCATACCAAGTCGATTTAATGGACAAAATGAATGTCTCATACAAACAAGGTGATTACGTGGCCTATAAAACACTTGTAGATTTTAGAAAAATGGCAAAAGATAAAGCGGTTTCTAAAAATACGATTGTGTTTAATAACTTGGTAAATACCATTGCAGAGTTTAACGAGAACTGGGAGGTTCCTGCAAGCGAAAGTTGGCACAGTCGATTTTTAAAATAA
- a CDS encoding PH domain-containing protein: METNQFSEPTRQSSKGILIIFALKTFKFFKSFFLLFLAFGVSFSRSKYFENLSLSLVVLIGFGILVYLLVVAFLNYWNFKFYLKDDDFYLTTGILNKESTVISKSKIQNVYIKQNFLQQLIDVVSLNIETAGDTDSEIEIRALGKSVALQLKAELFTKSSNTPLQNETLENKKVFCRVAPKRLLLEGISQNHLRNFLIIVSFVYGLYYEFTSYISNLEFESRLEELINFKDDIASNFVIQYFVFIVFGILVTLVFSVIKTFVIHFNLEVVEHQKTIEINKGLFNKVSLSLVPNRIQNIVIKTNRFKQYLNLHTVSVKQAMVHKKQRDNFVIIALEKNQVNQLLDKLLLNYSTPSATFKPHAYYKRILAFRIFIPIPIINMLGYLMFGSAFLWFNIILVVTAMLYVYFAYKKAYYSIDDNFVTIGGGVIDTVTSILEIHKIQAVELKQTIFQKRHHITSVYIFTASKTLKIPYILEKEAKAIHDFLLFKVESQAKDWM; this comes from the coding sequence TTCGAAAACTTAAGTCTATCTCTTGTGGTTTTGATAGGTTTTGGAATTTTAGTTTATCTTCTTGTTGTCGCTTTTTTGAACTACTGGAATTTTAAATTTTATCTAAAAGACGACGACTTTTATTTAACAACAGGCATATTAAATAAAGAAAGCACGGTTATTTCCAAGTCAAAAATTCAGAATGTTTATATTAAACAGAATTTTTTACAGCAACTTATAGACGTGGTATCTTTAAATATTGAAACCGCTGGCGATACGGATTCTGAGATCGAAATTCGTGCCTTAGGTAAATCTGTTGCGCTACAACTTAAGGCAGAATTATTTACTAAATCGAGCAACACACCACTCCAAAATGAAACCTTAGAAAATAAAAAAGTGTTTTGTCGAGTGGCTCCAAAACGTTTACTCTTAGAAGGTATTTCGCAAAATCATTTAAGAAATTTCCTTATTATTGTGTCTTTCGTTTATGGCTTGTACTACGAGTTTACAAGCTATATTTCAAATTTGGAATTTGAATCTCGACTAGAAGAATTAATCAATTTTAAAGACGATATAGCTAGTAATTTTGTAATACAATATTTTGTTTTTATAGTTTTCGGTATTTTAGTAACTCTGGTTTTTTCAGTGATAAAAACATTTGTAATTCACTTTAATTTAGAAGTTGTAGAACACCAAAAAACAATTGAGATTAATAAAGGATTATTCAATAAGGTTTCCCTTAGTTTAGTACCTAACCGTATACAGAACATCGTTATTAAAACCAATAGGTTTAAGCAGTATCTCAATTTACATACCGTATCGGTAAAACAAGCTATGGTTCATAAAAAACAACGCGATAACTTTGTAATTATAGCTTTAGAAAAAAATCAGGTTAATCAATTATTAGATAAATTGTTGCTTAACTATTCTACGCCTTCGGCAACTTTTAAACCTCATGCTTACTATAAACGCATATTGGCTTTTCGTATTTTTATACCTATTCCAATTATTAATATGTTAGGATATCTAATGTTTGGAAGTGCTTTTTTGTGGTTTAATATCATCTTGGTTGTAACTGCTATGTTATACGTTTATTTTGCTTACAAGAAAGCTTATTATAGTATTGATGATAACTTTGTAACTATTGGAGGTGGTGTAATTGACACGGTAACTAGTATTTTAGAAATTCATAAAATACAAGCGGTAGAATTGAAGCAAACCATTTTCCAGAAACGTCATCACATTACATCGGTTTATATTTTTACGGCCTCTAAGACTTTAAAAATTCCATACATTTTAGAAAAAGAAGCCAAAGCCATTCATGATTTCCTATTGTTTAAGGTGGAGTCTCAGGCTAAAGATTGGATGTAA
- the serB gene encoding phosphoserine phosphatase SerB codes for MVDEIILLNISGQDKPGLTTSLTAVLAKYDANILDIGQANIHDTLSLGILFEVKAGNASAPVLKDLLFKTYELGVTAKFTPIALEDYEKWVNLQGKNRYIVTILGKKLEAKQISEITKLITEKNLNIDSIKRLTGRVSLVKENNYPRASIQLSIRGEIDDKVAFTEKFMQVSSELNVDVAFQEDNIYRRNRRLVCFDMDSTLIQTEVIDELAELAGVGEQVKAITESAMQGEIDFNESFKKRMKLLKGLKEEVLREVAINLPITKGARRLIDTLKGYGFKTAILSGGFTYFGHYLQKELGIDYVYANQLEIKDGVLTGGYLGEIVDGDKKAHYLKIIAQREGIHINQTIAVGDGANDLQMINLAGLGIAFHAKPKVRNNAESSISSMGLDGVLYLLGYHDRHIDLID; via the coding sequence ATGGTCGATGAGATTATATTATTAAATATATCAGGTCAAGATAAACCTGGATTAACAACAAGTTTAACTGCCGTTTTAGCAAAATATGACGCTAATATTCTGGACATTGGCCAAGCAAATATTCACGACACCTTATCTTTAGGGATATTATTTGAAGTTAAAGCAGGAAATGCCTCTGCACCTGTTTTAAAAGATTTACTCTTTAAAACTTACGAATTGGGTGTTACCGCCAAATTTACACCAATCGCTCTTGAAGATTATGAGAAATGGGTGAATTTGCAAGGTAAGAATAGATACATTGTTACCATTTTAGGAAAAAAATTAGAAGCGAAACAAATCTCTGAAATCACCAAATTAATTACAGAAAAAAACTTAAATATCGATTCTATAAAAAGGCTTACAGGACGGGTTTCTCTTGTTAAAGAGAATAATTATCCGAGAGCCTCTATACAATTGTCCATAAGAGGGGAAATTGACGATAAAGTGGCATTTACAGAAAAATTCATGCAAGTTTCTAGCGAATTAAACGTAGATGTAGCATTTCAAGAAGATAATATTTACCGTCGTAATCGTCGTTTAGTGTGTTTTGATATGGACTCTACATTAATTCAAACAGAAGTTATTGACGAGCTGGCGGAATTAGCAGGTGTAGGAGAGCAAGTTAAGGCGATTACAGAATCTGCCATGCAGGGCGAAATCGATTTTAACGAAAGTTTTAAAAAACGCATGAAACTTTTAAAGGGTTTAAAAGAAGAAGTGTTGCGTGAGGTAGCCATTAACTTACCAATAACTAAAGGGGCAAGACGACTTATTGATACTCTAAAGGGCTACGGATTTAAAACCGCTATTTTATCTGGCGGATTTACATATTTTGGTCACTATTTACAAAAAGAATTGGGTATCGATTATGTCTATGCCAACCAATTAGAAATTAAAGACGGTGTTTTAACAGGTGGTTATCTTGGTGAAATTGTAGATGGTGATAAAAAAGCACATTATCTAAAAATAATTGCACAACGAGAAGGCATACATATTAATCAAACGATTGCAGTTGGAGATGGCGCTAACGATTTACAAATGATTAATCTAGCGGGTTTAGGTATCGCTTTTCATGCTAAACCTAAAGTGAGAAACAATGCAGAAAGTTCGATATCGAGTATGGGCTTAGATGGCGTTTTGTATTTATTAGGTTATCACGATCGTCATATCGATTTAATCGATTAG
- a CDS encoding glycoside hydrolase family 3 N-terminal domain-containing protein, whose translation MRYFVPSILCFFSILFSFGQNSPNPLLAEDVEAQQKWVDSTYNSLSLKEKIGQLYMIMIFSNQDEKTKISNIRLIQDHKLGGVIYSLGGPVKQAKLNNELQANSKIPLLIGMDAEWGLGMRLDSTYSFPWNMTLGAIKDNNLIRQTGKYIGEHCKRIGVHFNFAPVTDINTNPKNPIIGNRSFGEDRDNVTAKSLALMEGMQSAGVLANAKHFPGHGDTSQDSHKTLPTITFSEKRINSIELYPYKKLINEGLSSVMVAHLNVPSLEPRPGFPSSLSKHIVTGILKERLGFKGLIFTDALNMKGVADYTEPVIDGSSTRKFSTAGEIDLAAFKAGNDVLLISEDVPAGIAKITEAYNNGEITEARLAHSVKKILQAKYKVGLNNYKPVGLYNLQKDLNRIKDDVLYEELMENAITIVKNDKDVLPIRNLETKTIAYVEMGDASGVTFFKELKKYTKVHAIQAETLRDLKNRLKPYNTVIIGLHRSNDNPWKPYTFSDEELIWLTEIAKNHTVILDVFVKPYALSDLKTIENIESIVVSYQNSEIAQQKSAQIIFGALAAKGTLPVSVGQFFKVGDGIESFLLNRLGYSSPERVGMNSIKLKKIDSVAQLAVDSKMTPGIQLLVARRGKVVYNKNFGKHTYEGKQMVASDDVYDVASLTKIIATLPLIMQLVEQGIVSLDSKLADILPEYKNSNKKNISIKKMLSHYARLRPWEPFYYKTLDPETKRPSPKYYRTTKSDKFNIEVAKNLFLRSDYMDSISKTIRDSELLSELRYRYSDFPYYILKEFIEKHYNKGLDEITQDHLYQSIGANNTLYNPYHKLSNKKIVPTEVDNYFRYQKVHGFVHDMGAAMQNGVGGHAGVFSNANDVAKIMQMYLQLGYYGGKRYLKPETVDMFNTCYFCEEDNRRGVGFDKPQLGDKGPTCGCISMTSFGHSGFTGTYAWADPDEEIIYVFLANRTYPKAGLNLLLRKNIRTDIQRLIYEAIED comes from the coding sequence ATGCGTTATTTCGTGCCCTCAATACTTTGTTTTTTTAGCATTCTTTTTTCATTTGGACAAAATTCACCAAACCCTTTGTTAGCCGAGGATGTCGAGGCGCAACAAAAATGGGTGGATAGTACTTATAATTCTTTAAGCTTAAAAGAAAAAATTGGTCAGTTATACATGATTATGATTTTTTCTAATCAAGACGAAAAAACTAAAATCTCAAATATTAGACTTATACAAGATCATAAATTAGGTGGTGTAATTTATTCTCTTGGTGGCCCTGTTAAGCAAGCAAAATTAAATAATGAGCTTCAAGCAAATTCTAAAATTCCGCTATTAATTGGTATGGATGCCGAATGGGGTTTAGGAATGCGATTAGATTCGACCTACTCATTCCCTTGGAACATGACACTGGGCGCCATAAAAGATAATAATTTAATAAGACAAACTGGTAAATATATAGGTGAGCATTGCAAGCGTATTGGGGTTCATTTTAATTTTGCTCCAGTGACAGATATTAACACCAACCCCAAAAATCCCATTATTGGAAATCGCTCTTTTGGTGAGGATCGCGATAATGTAACTGCAAAGTCTTTAGCCTTAATGGAAGGTATGCAAAGTGCTGGTGTTTTGGCAAATGCAAAGCATTTTCCTGGACATGGTGATACTAGTCAAGATTCTCATAAAACACTACCAACCATTACTTTCAGTGAGAAAAGAATTAATTCCATTGAGTTATACCCGTATAAAAAATTAATAAATGAAGGGCTCTCTAGTGTTATGGTGGCGCATTTAAATGTACCCAGTTTAGAGCCTCGTCCTGGTTTTCCTTCGTCGCTATCAAAACACATTGTAACTGGTATTTTAAAAGAACGCCTAGGTTTTAAAGGACTTATCTTTACAGATGCTTTAAATATGAAAGGTGTGGCAGATTATACCGAACCTGTCATTGATGGTAGCTCGACTAGAAAATTCTCTACTGCTGGAGAAATAGATCTAGCAGCCTTTAAAGCTGGTAACGATGTTTTACTAATCTCTGAAGATGTTCCTGCTGGCATTGCAAAAATTACCGAGGCGTATAACAATGGTGAAATTACAGAAGCGCGTTTAGCTCATTCGGTTAAAAAAATCCTGCAAGCTAAATACAAAGTGGGCTTAAATAATTACAAACCTGTAGGCTTGTATAATTTACAAAAAGATTTAAATAGAATAAAAGATGATGTTTTGTACGAAGAACTAATGGAAAATGCCATTACAATTGTAAAAAACGACAAAGATGTCTTACCTATTCGAAATTTAGAAACCAAAACCATAGCTTATGTAGAAATGGGGGATGCCAGCGGTGTAACTTTTTTTAAAGAATTAAAAAAGTACACTAAAGTACACGCCATTCAAGCGGAAACTTTAAGAGATTTAAAAAACAGATTAAAGCCCTATAATACCGTAATAATTGGTTTACATCGTTCTAACGATAATCCGTGGAAACCCTATACATTTTCAGATGAAGAGTTAATTTGGTTAACCGAGATTGCAAAAAACCATACCGTTATACTAGATGTTTTTGTAAAACCCTATGCGCTTTCAGATTTAAAAACTATCGAAAACATTGAAAGTATTGTAGTTAGTTATCAAAATAGCGAGATTGCACAACAAAAATCTGCGCAAATAATATTTGGAGCTTTGGCTGCAAAAGGGACATTGCCAGTATCGGTAGGTCAGTTTTTTAAGGTGGGCGATGGTATTGAAAGTTTTTTGTTAAATCGATTAGGGTATTCTAGCCCAGAACGGGTGGGAATGAACTCGATAAAATTAAAAAAAATAGATTCTGTGGCGCAACTGGCTGTCGATTCTAAGATGACCCCAGGAATTCAACTTTTAGTGGCAAGACGCGGTAAGGTTGTCTACAATAAAAATTTTGGTAAACATACCTACGAAGGTAAGCAGATGGTGGCCTCAGACGATGTGTACGATGTCGCTTCTCTTACAAAAATTATAGCCACATTGCCTTTAATAATGCAGTTGGTCGAGCAAGGTATTGTATCTTTAGACAGTAAGCTTGCCGATATTTTACCAGAATACAAAAACTCAAACAAAAAGAATATCTCCATAAAAAAAATGCTTTCTCATTATGCAAGATTACGACCTTGGGAACCTTTTTATTACAAAACACTAGATCCGGAAACCAAGCGACCAAGTCCAAAATATTACAGAACCACAAAAAGTGATAAATTTAATATTGAGGTGGCTAAAAATTTATTCTTGCGTAGCGATTATATGGACTCAATTTCTAAAACCATTAGAGATTCTGAATTGTTAAGCGAACTGCGATATCGCTACAGCGATTTCCCGTATTATATTCTAAAAGAATTTATTGAAAAACATTATAACAAGGGACTCGATGAGATCACTCAAGATCATTTGTATCAATCCATAGGAGCCAACAACACCTTGTATAATCCTTACCACAAATTAAGTAATAAAAAAATTGTACCAACTGAGGTTGACAACTATTTCCGTTATCAGAAAGTACATGGTTTTGTGCACGATATGGGAGCTGCTATGCAGAATGGAGTAGGAGGTCATGCCGGTGTTTTTAGTAATGCCAACGACGTCGCTAAAATAATGCAAATGTATTTACAATTGGGATATTATGGCGGTAAGCGCTACTTAAAACCAGAAACTGTAGATATGTTTAATACCTGTTATTTTTGTGAAGAAGACAATAGGCGTGGTGTGGGATTCGATAAACCGCAATTGGGTGATAAAGGCCCTACTTGTGGGTGCATATCTATGACCAGTTTTGGGCATTCAGGATTTACGGGTACCTATGCTTGGGCAGACCCCGACGAAGAAATTATTTATGTATTTCTGGCGAATAGAACCTATCCTAAAGCAGGTCTAAATTTATTATTACGAAAAAATATAAGAACTGATATTCAACGGTTAATTTACGAAGCGATTGAAGATTAA
- the bshA gene encoding N-acetyl-alpha-D-glucosaminyl L-malate synthase BshA, translated as MKIGIVCYPTFGGSGVVATELGLELSKRGHEIHFITYKQPVRLELLNKNVHYHEVNVPEYPLFHYQPYELALSSKLVDMVKLHKIEILHVHYAIPHAYAAYMAKKMLIEEGIYVPIVTTLHGTDITLVGSHPFYKPAVTFSINKSDAVTAVSKSLKDDTLRLFDIKKDIHVVSNFIDLTKFKNDYSDCQRAMMANDDEKIITHISNLRAVKRIQDVIKVFYNIQKAMPAKLMLVGEGPEREKMDCLCQELGISDKVIFFGKSNEINKILCFSDLFLLPSQTESFGLAALEAMASGVPVISSNTGGIPEVNVHGVSGFLSEVGDVEDMTKNALYILSDDSRLRTFKNNARKESVKFDLHNIVPQYEAIYQETLAKCMLL; from the coding sequence ATGAAAATAGGAATTGTGTGTTATCCAACATTTGGAGGTAGTGGTGTAGTGGCTACAGAACTTGGTTTAGAACTATCTAAACGCGGACATGAAATTCATTTTATCACTTATAAACAACCAGTTAGATTGGAGTTGTTAAATAAAAATGTACATTACCACGAAGTCAATGTTCCTGAATATCCATTGTTTCATTATCAACCATATGAGTTGGCCTTATCCAGTAAATTGGTAGATATGGTGAAGCTTCATAAAATTGAAATTCTGCATGTGCATTATGCAATTCCTCATGCCTATGCGGCATATATGGCGAAAAAAATGTTGATTGAAGAAGGTATTTATGTACCTATTGTTACCACACTGCACGGTACCGATATCACCCTTGTTGGAAGTCATCCCTTTTACAAACCTGCAGTGACGTTTAGTATTAATAAATCTGATGCGGTAACGGCGGTTTCAAAAAGTTTAAAAGACGATACCTTACGTCTATTCGATATTAAAAAAGACATACATGTGGTTTCTAATTTTATTGACTTAACAAAGTTTAAAAACGATTATTCAGATTGCCAGCGTGCAATGATGGCAAATGACGATGAGAAAATTATAACCCATATTAGTAATTTACGCGCTGTAAAACGTATACAGGATGTTATTAAAGTTTTTTATAATATTCAAAAAGCAATGCCTGCAAAATTAATGCTGGTGGGTGAAGGCCCAGAACGAGAAAAAATGGATTGTTTGTGCCAAGAATTGGGAATTTCAGACAAGGTTATTTTCTTCGGAAAAAGTAATGAAATTAATAAAATTTTATGCTTTAGTGACTTGTTTTTACTTCCTTCTCAAACCGAAAGTTTTGGTTTGGCAGCGCTAGAAGCTATGGCATCTGGAGTACCGGTTATTTCGAGTAACACTGGCGGAATTCCAGAAGTAAATGTACATGGTGTCTCTGGCTTTTTAAGCGAAGTAGGTGATGTTGAAGATATGACTAAAAATGCACTGTATATTTTAAGTGACGATAGTAGACTACGTACGTTTAAAAATAATGCTAG